A single genomic interval of Fibrobacter sp. UWT2 harbors:
- a CDS encoding alpha-E domain-containing protein: MLSRVANSIYWLARYIERAENVARSIDVNLQLQLDLPGEERPWEPVIQIAGNADAFFKKYAHVSIENALMFLTFDKENPNSIISCVGAARENARCVRERISSELWIAINQFYLKLNDPEMPKEALAGPHAFYNSVKEFSQLTAGIIQGTMNHDVAWNFTHLGTLLERADQTSRILDVKYYILLPDVSMVGMALDTVQWNAVLKSVGAYEMFHRRNSNVTPHNVAEFLLLSEDFPRSLRYCLEKAELCLKNIAYPVKGKAESIRLLGKLRSDIAFTTIEEIIDQGLHEHIEKVQIRLSELGTQIWKDFFC; the protein is encoded by the coding sequence ATGTTAAGTAGAGTCGCAAATTCCATTTATTGGCTTGCCCGCTATATTGAACGTGCCGAAAACGTCGCGCGAAGCATCGACGTGAACCTCCAGCTCCAACTGGACTTACCCGGCGAAGAACGCCCCTGGGAACCGGTAATCCAGATTGCCGGCAACGCAGACGCATTCTTCAAAAAATACGCCCACGTTTCCATCGAAAACGCGCTCATGTTCTTGACGTTCGACAAGGAAAATCCGAATAGTATCATTTCGTGCGTCGGGGCGGCCCGTGAAAACGCCCGCTGCGTCCGCGAAAGGATTTCTTCGGAACTGTGGATTGCCATCAACCAGTTCTATCTGAAACTGAACGACCCCGAAATGCCTAAAGAAGCGTTGGCAGGTCCACACGCCTTTTACAATAGCGTCAAGGAATTCAGCCAGCTCACCGCGGGCATTATTCAGGGCACAATGAATCACGATGTCGCCTGGAACTTCACGCACCTCGGCACCCTGCTCGAACGCGCCGATCAGACTTCGCGTATTCTAGATGTCAAGTATTACATCTTGCTCCCAGACGTGAGCATGGTGGGCATGGCGCTCGATACCGTGCAGTGGAACGCCGTTCTCAAGAGCGTCGGCGCGTACGAAATGTTCCATCGCCGCAATTCGAACGTGACGCCGCATAACGTCGCGGAATTTCTCCTGCTCTCCGAAGATTTTCCGCGTTCCTTGCGCTACTGCCTAGAAAAAGCGGAGCTGTGCCTCAAGAATATTGCCTATCCTGTCAAAGGCAAGGCGGAATCTATCCGCCTCTTGGGAAAGTTGCGTTCCGACATTGCATTCACCACCATCGAAGAAATCATCGACCAGGGGCTTCATGAGCATATCGAAAAAGTCCAAATCCGCTTAAGCGAACTTGGAACTCAAATCTGGAAGGATTTTTTCTGCTAG
- a CDS encoding circularly permuted type 2 ATP-grasp protein, translating into MRFGNYDTEGFYDELCLPDGTPRPAAEPLFTKINELPEGELQRRQTIAESAFYDNGITFAVYGNKDGKDKIIPFDVIPRIVSADDWKHLEAGLKQRTEALNCFLTDIYNDRKILRDKIVPESLINTCTAYRAQMEGFVPPKGIWAHITGTDLVRDTDGTFYVLEDNMRCPSGVSYVLQNRQILKRTFPQVFSNCSIRPVDEYCTRLRHALEYLADSTASPKVVVLTPGIYNSAYYEHSFLAQQMGVDLVTGDDLVVQNKKVYARTTRGLKQVHVIYRRVDDEFLDPKVFRPDSCLGVPGLIEAYKAGNVALANAPGCGVADDKAIYTYVPQIIKYYLGEEAIIPNVPTFVCENPKHMQHVLDHIENMVVKAASESGGYGMLVGPKSTKEECEAFKSKIIANPRNYIAQPMISLSRVPCIVDGGFEGRHVDLRPYIVQGRETYILPGGLTRVALRKGSIVVNSSQGGGCKDTWVIAENEKAPELGQAKLWMEQQQQQ; encoded by the coding sequence ATGCGATTTGGAAACTACGACACCGAAGGCTTTTACGATGAGCTTTGCTTACCTGACGGGACTCCCCGCCCGGCAGCAGAGCCGTTGTTTACGAAAATCAATGAGCTTCCCGAAGGAGAACTGCAACGCCGTCAAACCATTGCAGAATCTGCGTTTTACGATAACGGAATTACATTCGCGGTTTACGGCAACAAGGACGGCAAAGACAAAATCATCCCCTTTGACGTTATCCCGCGTATTGTAAGCGCCGACGACTGGAAACACCTCGAAGCAGGCCTCAAACAGCGTACAGAAGCGCTGAACTGCTTCTTGACGGACATCTACAACGACCGCAAAATTTTGCGCGATAAGATTGTGCCCGAAAGCCTCATCAACACCTGCACCGCATACAGAGCGCAGATGGAAGGTTTTGTGCCGCCCAAGGGAATCTGGGCTCACATTACCGGTACCGACCTCGTGCGCGATACCGACGGCACATTCTATGTACTCGAAGACAACATGCGATGCCCGAGTGGTGTCTCGTACGTGTTGCAGAACCGTCAGATTCTAAAGCGTACGTTCCCGCAGGTATTTTCCAACTGTTCCATTCGACCCGTAGACGAATACTGCACCCGTCTGCGCCATGCGTTGGAATACTTGGCCGATTCTACAGCATCGCCCAAGGTCGTTGTGTTAACGCCCGGCATCTACAATTCGGCTTACTACGAGCATTCTTTTCTGGCACAGCAGATGGGCGTGGACCTCGTGACAGGTGACGACCTCGTAGTGCAAAACAAGAAAGTCTACGCCCGCACAACGCGCGGCCTCAAGCAGGTTCACGTGATTTATCGCCGTGTCGATGACGAATTCCTGGATCCGAAGGTTTTCCGCCCGGATTCCTGTCTCGGCGTGCCCGGACTGATTGAAGCCTACAAGGCCGGAAACGTAGCTCTTGCAAACGCGCCCGGCTGCGGCGTTGCCGACGACAAGGCGATTTACACCTATGTGCCGCAGATTATCAAGTACTACCTCGGTGAAGAGGCGATCATCCCGAACGTGCCGACATTTGTATGCGAAAACCCGAAGCACATGCAACATGTGTTAGACCACATCGAAAACATGGTCGTCAAGGCCGCCAGCGAATCCGGTGGCTACGGCATGCTCGTCGGTCCAAAATCGACGAAGGAGGAATGTGAGGCGTTCAAGAGCAAGATTATTGCGAACCCGCGTAACTACATTGCGCAGCCCATGATTTCGCTCAGCCGCGTGCCTTGCATTGTCGATGGCGGTTTCGAAGGTCGCCATGTGGACTTGCGCCCCTACATTGTACAAGGGCGAGAGACTTACATTCTCCCCGGTGGCCTCACCCGCGTGGCGCTCCGCAAGGGTTCTATCGTGGTGAACAGTTCGCAGGGCGGCGGATGCAAGGACACTTGGGTCATCGCCGAAAACGAGAAAGCCCCCGAACTTGGCCAAGCTAAACTTTGGATGGAACAGCAGCAACAACAATAG
- a CDS encoding transglutaminase family protein: MPIYQVDHETVYDYRLPVLYSNHLAHMLPRTVSRQNWISHSIEVDPNPTIQQERLDIFGNKVLAFSIEQEHTHFRFKTTGIVDVQEEEPPKQGETMKWEDVAKLLERPISDETLDAAMYAYASPFAKFDESVRNYALESFQQGRPIFDAAFELMTRIYTDCKYTPGATRIGAQPQEILRGRKGVCQDFAHLMIGCMRSLHLPCRYVSGYLRTHPCEGQPKLVGADATHAWVSTYIPGHGWVELDPTNNVLGGCEHIILAWGRDFGDVSPLKGVITGGGEHTLKVSVNVDLRDE; this comes from the coding sequence ATGCCCATTTACCAAGTTGATCACGAAACTGTCTACGACTACCGCCTTCCCGTTCTTTACAGCAACCACCTCGCCCACATGCTCCCGCGAACCGTCAGCCGACAGAACTGGATTAGTCACAGCATCGAAGTGGATCCGAATCCAACGATACAGCAGGAACGCCTCGACATTTTCGGGAACAAGGTGTTGGCTTTCAGTATCGAGCAGGAACACACGCACTTTAGATTCAAAACGACTGGCATCGTAGACGTTCAGGAAGAAGAACCGCCAAAACAAGGTGAAACAATGAAATGGGAAGATGTCGCAAAACTTTTGGAACGCCCGATAAGCGACGAAACGCTAGACGCCGCGATGTACGCCTACGCCTCCCCTTTCGCCAAGTTTGACGAATCGGTCCGCAATTACGCACTCGAAAGTTTTCAGCAGGGCCGTCCCATTTTTGACGCCGCCTTTGAACTGATGACGAGAATCTACACGGACTGCAAGTACACACCAGGGGCAACAAGAATCGGTGCGCAGCCACAGGAAATCTTGCGCGGTAGAAAAGGCGTCTGCCAAGACTTTGCGCACCTGATGATCGGCTGCATGCGTTCGCTGCATTTGCCCTGCCGTTACGTGAGCGGTTACCTCCGCACTCACCCCTGCGAAGGGCAACCAAAACTTGTCGGAGCCGACGCGACCCACGCCTGGGTCAGCACCTACATTCCCGGCCACGGCTGGGTAGAACTAGACCCCACCAACAATGTGCTTGGAGGTTGCGAGCACATTATACTCGCCTGGGGTAGAGACTTCGGAGATGTAAGTCCGTTAAAGGGTGTCATCACCGGAGGTGGCGAGCATACCTTGAAAGTGTCCGTAAACGTGGACCTTAGGGATGAATGA
- a CDS encoding circularly permuted type 2 ATP-grasp protein — MNCIETEDTFIKSISAFSKEEFEHRCRRLHNVLDENDLSSSMGGNHKGTDPIPLVITAEEWKTLEAGVAQRARLFNTLAKDIYGEQRLWKKGKLPAALLFANPDFLQVVWKVHPVDDVFVNLTATDVARLKDGSFVAMADHLQVPEGLGRALENRIGVSRAFPELFRSMQTERLAGFFKKLIDGLDAMHKNIGSEGETSKVVLLASSPDNPRRAEDAVIARYLGIPLVENDDLAIRNMQVYMKTLMGLKKIGTIFRRVEDGMCDPLELRIDSGEGAVGLISSVRAGNVAIANFLGTGVLETPLFKPFLPKICRELLGEELLLRDVKTLWLGNAADAERVLAEPEKWIFKKTFRDSGSFKEAECKTYATMTTTAQLALLQAIENAPEQWVAERSMEVSTVYAYHGDFTPVPSLMRFFAVNTAKETSVMPGGLGILDNGLGEKDIWVLSERPVANFSLLAPAGQSITPSRAGGDLPSRAAENLFRLGRALSASNMMARIARGIAVRLSDESWMDMPELPWILKAGLTDESQSRLAQDPENALRYFILRKDNKNGMQCVLTEIRELGMQLRDRISEDLWLYLNGFGIAEMPAGTGAAALLPYLKEVLSDSAAVAGLAADSMTRGHEWRFLELGREIECAIRTLQLVSSLLYTAPTDEMTNLRLLQAILEIGDGLMTYHRRYGGRLQVVPVIDLLLSDESNPRSVAYQVAKLRKAAKHLPGNDQSEATFSPLDRELMRVLAELRLANIEQLAETVDNKRENLIRLVETQIKSIERIAEIVNRLYLSHAPRAGVFHATTTDVSEV, encoded by the coding sequence ATGAACTGCATAGAGACAGAAGACACTTTTATCAAATCCATTTCGGCATTTTCGAAAGAGGAGTTTGAGCACCGTTGCAGGCGTTTGCATAACGTTCTTGACGAAAACGATCTTTCGTCGAGCATGGGAGGCAACCACAAAGGAACAGACCCGATTCCCCTCGTGATTACGGCAGAAGAATGGAAAACGCTAGAAGCGGGCGTCGCGCAAAGGGCAAGACTATTCAACACACTCGCAAAAGATATTTATGGCGAACAACGTCTTTGGAAAAAAGGCAAATTGCCCGCCGCGCTGCTATTCGCGAACCCGGACTTTTTACAGGTTGTATGGAAAGTACACCCGGTTGACGATGTTTTCGTGAACCTGACGGCGACCGATGTGGCAAGGCTCAAAGACGGATCTTTCGTGGCAATGGCAGACCATTTGCAAGTGCCCGAAGGCTTGGGACGTGCGCTAGAAAACCGCATTGGCGTGAGTCGTGCTTTCCCGGAACTGTTCCGCAGCATGCAAACGGAACGGTTGGCAGGATTTTTCAAGAAGCTGATAGATGGCCTAGACGCCATGCACAAAAATATCGGAAGTGAAGGCGAAACCAGCAAGGTGGTTCTCTTGGCATCGAGCCCAGACAATCCGCGTCGCGCCGAAGACGCCGTGATTGCCCGTTACTTGGGAATTCCGCTTGTCGAAAACGACGACCTCGCAATCCGCAATATGCAAGTGTACATGAAGACGCTCATGGGACTCAAAAAGATTGGAACTATATTCCGCCGAGTAGAAGACGGCATGTGCGATCCGTTGGAGTTGCGAATTGACAGCGGCGAAGGTGCCGTGGGCTTAATCAGTTCTGTCCGCGCCGGAAATGTGGCCATCGCGAACTTCCTCGGGACAGGCGTTCTGGAAACGCCCCTGTTCAAGCCATTTTTGCCGAAGATTTGCCGCGAGCTTTTAGGCGAAGAACTGCTATTGCGCGATGTGAAAACACTTTGGCTCGGGAACGCGGCCGATGCGGAGCGTGTGTTGGCAGAGCCTGAAAAATGGATTTTCAAGAAAACCTTTCGCGATAGCGGAAGCTTCAAGGAGGCCGAATGCAAAACTTATGCAACAATGACAACAACGGCACAGCTCGCCCTATTGCAAGCAATCGAGAATGCGCCTGAACAATGGGTAGCCGAAAGATCCATGGAGGTTTCGACCGTTTACGCATACCATGGGGATTTCACTCCGGTGCCTTCGCTAATGCGGTTCTTTGCCGTCAACACGGCAAAGGAAACATCGGTGATGCCGGGCGGCCTCGGGATTTTGGACAATGGACTTGGTGAAAAAGACATCTGGGTGCTTTCGGAAAGGCCCGTAGCAAACTTTTCATTGCTCGCTCCTGCCGGCCAGTCAATCACGCCGTCGAGAGCTGGAGGCGACTTGCCTAGCCGTGCGGCCGAGAACTTGTTCCGGCTGGGGCGAGCATTGTCGGCATCGAACATGATGGCCCGTATTGCAAGAGGCATCGCGGTGAGGCTTTCGGACGAATCTTGGATGGACATGCCGGAATTGCCGTGGATACTGAAGGCAGGGCTTACAGACGAATCGCAGTCCAGGCTCGCGCAAGATCCCGAAAACGCACTCCGTTACTTTATCTTGCGCAAGGACAACAAGAACGGCATGCAATGTGTGCTGACGGAAATTCGAGAACTCGGCATGCAGTTGCGGGACCGAATTTCAGAGGATTTATGGCTTTATCTGAACGGATTTGGAATTGCAGAAATGCCGGCGGGAACAGGTGCGGCAGCGCTGTTGCCTTACCTAAAGGAAGTGCTTTCGGACAGCGCTGCGGTGGCCGGGCTTGCAGCGGATTCCATGACGCGCGGCCACGAATGGCGCTTCTTGGAACTCGGTCGTGAAATCGAATGCGCCATCCGCACCTTGCAACTGGTCAGTAGCCTGCTTTATACGGCTCCTACCGACGAGATGACGAACTTGCGCTTGCTGCAAGCGATTCTCGAAATCGGCGACGGGCTCATGACATACCACCGCCGCTATGGAGGACGATTGCAAGTTGTACCCGTCATCGACTTGCTTTTGTCAGACGAATCCAACCCGCGAAGCGTCGCCTACCAGGTGGCAAAACTGCGGAAAGCCGCGAAGCACTTGCCCGGCAACGACCAGAGCGAAGCGACATTCTCGCCGCTGGACCGCGAACTGATGCGTGTACTCGCCGAACTTCGCCTCGCGAACATTGAACAACTTGCAGAAACCGTTGATAACAAAAGGGAGAACCTCATAAGACTTGTAGAAACTCAGATAAAATCCATTGAACGGATTGCCGAAATCGTAAACAGGCTCTACTTAAGCCACGCCCCACGCGCAGGCGTTTTCCACGCCACAACCACAGACGTGTCGGAGGTTTAA
- a CDS encoding acetolactate synthase large subunit, producing the protein MNTAEVLIKSLESEGVKYIFGIPGEETLELMEAIKKSSIKFIAVRHEQGAAFMADVYGRLTGKAGVCLSTLGPGATNLVTGVADANSDGAPLIAITGQVGTERMHLTSHQYLDLVNMFTPITKRSKQVVRPDTVNEIVRIAFKYAEMEKPGACLIDLPCNIAAMDVVGEVAQTPLKHHRENTEYASRDAIQAAAKVFANAERPVILAGHSAVRNNASKALTSFASSAKIPVVTTMMAKGVIPCDNPYSMRCIGIPQKDYQNYVMEHADLVIAVGYDVVEYAPVKWNPEGDKKIIHIDESPNHVNKFYQPDVEVIGDISASLNELCGLCPNTKAPEWALRIREMMVADHSRYDWDNSFPPKPQKVLHDIRQVMGEDDILLSDVGAHKMWIARQYNCYHPNTCIISNGFATMGIAVPGALAAKLLNPDKKILAVTGDGGFMMNSQELETAYREHIPFVTLIFTDGSYGLIKWKQEERYGDSYAVEFTNPDYVKYAESMHLKGYRIERTEDLPGTLREAFAQDVPCIIECPVDYSANMELSEYLKNLKI; encoded by the coding sequence ATGAATACTGCTGAGGTTTTGATTAAGTCGCTCGAAAGTGAGGGCGTCAAGTACATTTTTGGAATCCCGGGCGAAGAAACCCTGGAACTGATGGAGGCTATCAAAAAATCGTCCATTAAGTTTATCGCGGTCCGCCATGAGCAGGGCGCTGCGTTTATGGCAGATGTCTATGGGCGTCTAACGGGGAAGGCGGGTGTATGCCTTTCGACGCTAGGGCCGGGGGCCACGAACCTTGTTACGGGTGTTGCCGATGCAAATTCCGACGGTGCTCCGCTGATTGCGATTACGGGGCAGGTGGGAACGGAGCGTATGCACCTGACAAGCCACCAGTATTTGGATTTAGTGAACATGTTTACGCCGATTACCAAGCGCAGCAAACAGGTGGTGCGTCCGGATACGGTGAACGAAATTGTGCGCATCGCGTTCAAGTATGCTGAAATGGAAAAGCCGGGGGCATGCCTCATCGACTTGCCGTGCAATATTGCCGCGATGGATGTGGTTGGCGAAGTTGCTCAGACTCCGCTAAAGCACCATCGTGAAAATACGGAATACGCAAGCCGCGACGCGATTCAGGCTGCTGCAAAGGTTTTTGCGAATGCCGAGCGGCCCGTGATATTGGCGGGGCATTCCGCCGTGCGAAATAATGCATCAAAGGCGTTGACATCGTTCGCGTCTTCGGCGAAGATTCCCGTGGTGACGACCATGATGGCGAAAGGCGTGATCCCTTGCGACAACCCGTATTCGATGCGGTGTATCGGTATCCCGCAGAAGGATTACCAGAACTATGTGATGGAACATGCGGATCTTGTGATTGCAGTAGGTTACGATGTCGTTGAATACGCCCCCGTAAAGTGGAACCCCGAAGGCGACAAGAAAATTATTCATATCGACGAATCGCCGAACCATGTGAACAAGTTTTATCAGCCTGATGTAGAAGTCATTGGCGATATTTCTGCATCGCTGAATGAACTGTGCGGGCTTTGCCCCAACACCAAGGCTCCGGAATGGGCGCTACGCATTCGCGAGATGATGGTGGCTGACCATTCCCGCTACGATTGGGACAACAGTTTTCCGCCGAAACCCCAGAAGGTGCTCCACGACATTCGGCAGGTTATGGGCGAAGATGATATCTTGCTCTCGGATGTGGGGGCGCACAAAATGTGGATCGCGCGGCAGTACAACTGCTACCATCCGAATACCTGTATTATCTCGAATGGTTTTGCAACCATGGGGATTGCGGTGCCGGGCGCCCTTGCGGCAAAGCTTTTGAATCCGGACAAGAAAATCCTTGCGGTCACGGGTGACGGCGGCTTTATGATGAACAGTCAGGAATTGGAGACTGCTTATCGAGAGCACATTCCGTTCGTGACGCTAATCTTTACCGATGGCAGTTACGGCCTCATCAAGTGGAAACAGGAAGAACGCTACGGCGATAGCTATGCGGTCGAATTCACGAATCCGGATTATGTCAAGTATGCAGAATCCATGCACCTGAAGGGCTACCGCATCGAACGCACGGAAGACTTGCCGGGAACCTTGCGCGAGGCCTTTGCACAGGATGTTCCCTGCATTATCGAATGTCCGGTGGACTATTCGGCGAACATGGAACTTTCTGAGTATCTGAAAAATTTGAAAATCTAG
- a CDS encoding DNA alkylation repair protein yields MTHAELVKRLLAEQDLKYRDFHASLLPNIDKKSIIGVRVPTMRKIAKEFVDSAVKGAAKGSKIMPKDVANFLDKLPHKYFEENQVHLFAVERIKDFDECMRRIEQFLPYIDNWAVCDGKSPKVLLKDEARFYAKICEWLKSSKPYTVRFGVNMLMNFFLDERFSKEHLKLVAAIDENLFDDDSTGAAQTSVNAARPTDRYYVQMVIAWYMATALAKQWDATFPYIKGRKLSPWIHAKSIQKACESYRITQEQKEILRGLK; encoded by the coding sequence ATGACTCATGCCGAACTTGTCAAGCGCCTGTTGGCTGAACAGGATTTGAAGTACCGCGACTTTCATGCGTCGCTGTTGCCGAACATCGACAAGAAATCGATTATCGGCGTGCGCGTGCCCACAATGCGAAAAATTGCGAAGGAGTTTGTGGATTCGGCGGTGAAGGGGGCAGCGAAGGGCTCAAAAATCATGCCGAAGGATGTCGCGAACTTTTTAGACAAGCTCCCGCACAAGTATTTCGAAGAAAATCAGGTGCACCTTTTTGCGGTGGAACGCATCAAGGACTTTGACGAATGCATGCGCCGTATCGAGCAGTTCTTGCCCTACATAGATAACTGGGCTGTATGCGACGGCAAATCGCCCAAAGTTTTGCTCAAGGATGAGGCTCGCTTTTACGCCAAGATTTGCGAATGGTTGAAGTCAAGCAAACCTTACACGGTGCGATTCGGCGTGAACATGCTCATGAACTTTTTCCTGGATGAACGCTTCAGCAAAGAACATTTGAAACTCGTTGCCGCTATCGATGAAAATCTTTTCGACGACGATTCGACTGGGGCTGCGCAGACTTCGGTGAATGCCGCCCGCCCCACTGACCGCTACTACGTGCAAATGGTAATCGCTTGGTACATGGCGACCGCCCTCGCCAAGCAATGGGACGCAACATTCCCCTACATCAAAGGCCGTAAACTTTCGCCCTGGATTCACGCAAAATCCATCCAAAAAGCCTGCGAAAGCTACCGCATCACGCAGGAGCAAAAAGAAATCCTTCGCGGGTTGAAATAA